One stretch of Micromonospora echinospora DNA includes these proteins:
- a CDS encoding solute symporter family protein, giving the protein MSVILADPPPPVDNTWATPAIAVPVTVVLALAVLYLVRSARASTTTADGFLLADRRIGPVQNALAVASAPLMYSTMYIITGHIALSGYDAILLMTAFTMGTMLALLLFAGPVRNVGGYTLGDLLAVRTRERPARIASAVLTLLTYVMLTVIMMAAIAFIFNRWFGVDALVGLVLPVFVVGLITVGYVYLGGMLGVTRILVFKLVLSVVVVGVLTAWVLARFDLNLFSLLERAEANAAPVPSGSDLLGPGRLFGEGATTLVHLSKLFAIAVGVAAIPFLFMRNFAVTSGRDARRSTGWASMIIVGFYQCLSVVGLGAVAILGRDNIGVIKAHRDISFPKLADELGGPVMVGSLAGVAVLTIVGVFAPLLHSAVTTVTKDLNVIRGRRLDPAAELRDIKRNTLIIGVGSVLLAVVMLPVRTHIFIPTSIDIAGAVVLPIVVYALFWRRFNTRGLQWTVYGGLALTAFLVLFSNGVSGEPDAIFPDRNFKFVDVEPALITVPVGFLLGYLGSITSRERDDAAFAEMQVRSLTGAVVTGPPRPAAVDDEDRDGRQDRAPSPVS; this is encoded by the coding sequence ATGAGCGTCATCCTCGCCGACCCGCCGCCCCCGGTCGACAACACGTGGGCGACGCCAGCGATCGCCGTCCCGGTCACCGTCGTCCTCGCGCTCGCGGTGCTCTACCTGGTCCGGTCGGCGCGCGCCAGCACCACCACCGCGGACGGCTTCCTGCTGGCCGACCGGCGGATCGGGCCGGTGCAGAACGCGCTGGCGGTGGCCTCCGCGCCGCTGATGTACTCGACGATGTACATCATCACCGGCCACATCGCGCTCAGCGGCTACGACGCCATCCTGCTGATGACCGCCTTCACCATGGGCACCATGCTCGCGCTGCTCCTCTTCGCCGGGCCGGTGCGCAACGTGGGCGGCTACACGCTCGGTGACCTGCTCGCGGTCCGTACCCGCGAGCGGCCGGCGCGGATCGCCTCGGCGGTGCTCACGCTGCTGACGTACGTCATGCTGACGGTGATCATGATGGCCGCCATCGCGTTCATCTTCAACCGCTGGTTCGGCGTCGACGCCCTCGTCGGCCTGGTCCTCCCGGTGTTCGTCGTCGGCCTGATCACGGTCGGGTACGTGTACCTCGGCGGGATGCTCGGGGTCACCCGCATCCTGGTGTTCAAGCTGGTGCTGTCGGTGGTCGTGGTGGGCGTGCTGACCGCCTGGGTGCTGGCCCGCTTCGACCTGAACCTCTTCAGCCTGCTGGAGCGGGCCGAGGCGAACGCGGCGCCGGTGCCCAGCGGCAGCGACCTGCTGGGCCCGGGCCGGCTGTTCGGCGAGGGCGCGACCACGCTCGTGCACCTGTCGAAGCTGTTCGCCATCGCCGTGGGAGTGGCGGCCATTCCGTTCCTGTTCATGCGCAACTTCGCGGTGACCAGCGGGCGGGACGCGCGCCGGTCGACCGGGTGGGCGTCGATGATCATCGTCGGGTTCTACCAGTGCCTGTCCGTCGTCGGGCTGGGCGCCGTCGCGATCCTCGGCCGGGACAACATCGGTGTCATCAAGGCCCACCGCGACATCAGCTTCCCCAAGCTCGCCGACGAGCTCGGCGGTCCGGTGATGGTCGGCTCCCTGGCCGGCGTCGCGGTCCTGACGATCGTCGGCGTCTTCGCGCCGCTGCTGCACAGCGCCGTGACGACGGTGACCAAGGACCTGAACGTGATCCGCGGCCGGCGGCTGGATCCGGCCGCCGAGCTGCGGGACATCAAGCGCAACACCCTGATCATCGGCGTCGGTTCTGTGCTGCTGGCGGTCGTGATGCTGCCGGTACGGACCCACATCTTCATCCCGACCTCGATCGACATTGCCGGCGCGGTGGTCCTGCCGATCGTCGTCTACGCGTTGTTCTGGCGGCGCTTCAACACCCGCGGCCTGCAGTGGACGGTCTACGGCGGCCTCGCGCTCACCGCGTTCCTGGTGCTGTTCTCCAACGGGGTCTCGGGCGAGCCGGACGCCATCTTCCCGGACCGCAACTTCAAGTTCGTGGACGTCGAGCCCGCGCTGATCACGGTGCCGGTCGGCTTCCTGCTCGGCTACCTCGGCTCGATCACCAGCCGGGAGCGCGACGACGCCGCGTTCGCCGAGATGCAGGTCCGGTCCCTCACCGGAGCTGTCGTCACGGGACCGCCGCGGCCGGCCGCCGTGGACGACGAGGACCGCGACGGCCGCCAGGACCGGGCGCCCAGCCCGGTGAGCTGA
- a CDS encoding DUF485 domain-containing protein, with amino-acid sequence MDTAAPATDGGRYLAVHHSAEFRELRRRSSTFTLWASVAFFGWWFLGSLLATYAPDFFREKVAGPVNVGLLFVFLSFTFVVALAAFYLRYARTHLDPLSEKIRADLEGASR; translated from the coding sequence ATGGACACGGCAGCTCCGGCAACGGACGGCGGTCGCTACCTCGCCGTCCATCACAGCGCAGAGTTCAGGGAACTACGGCGACGATCGAGCACGTTCACGCTCTGGGCCAGCGTCGCCTTCTTCGGGTGGTGGTTCCTCGGCAGCCTGCTCGCCACCTACGCGCCGGACTTCTTCCGGGAGAAGGTGGCCGGCCCGGTCAACGTGGGCCTGCTCTTCGTCTTCCTGTCGTTCACATTCGTGGTGGCGCTCGCCGCCTTCTACCTGCGTTACGCCCGCACGCATCTCGATCCGCTCAGCGAGAAGATCCGTGCCGACCTGGAAGGAGCATCCCGATGA
- a CDS encoding DUF6081 family protein encodes MTSALRTSAWTYDDFTSRELDPARWAIMSIAGADGQTHRYQDRNARVRTGDGRLELTVDPFTRFHDTDPRQNNAKQMYRSVRRFAVPAEGSLTVEVEMGVRTYRQIPHDLLDAFGTVNLFDLETGVVFNAAATNDTVYATVERLVLPGVTQPHEHYIHRVVLDVPTEPGRAHGYAITYRAPTSEVEFHVDGRLAYWARVPVPVAGFHAGMALFSARDLARYPREQREHGQGATGWWGPWRIASGVR; translated from the coding sequence ATGACGTCGGCACTGAGAACCAGCGCGTGGACGTACGACGACTTCACCAGCCGCGAGCTGGACCCCGCCCGCTGGGCGATCATGTCGATCGCCGGCGCGGACGGGCAGACCCACAGGTACCAGGACCGCAACGCCCGCGTCCGCACCGGCGACGGGCGGCTGGAGCTGACCGTCGACCCGTTCACCCGTTTCCACGACACCGATCCCCGGCAGAACAACGCCAAGCAGATGTACCGGTCGGTGCGGCGCTTCGCCGTGCCGGCGGAGGGCTCGCTGACCGTCGAGGTGGAGATGGGCGTGCGGACGTACCGGCAGATCCCGCACGACCTGCTGGACGCGTTCGGCACGGTGAACCTGTTCGACCTGGAGACCGGCGTCGTGTTCAACGCTGCCGCCACGAACGACACCGTGTACGCGACGGTCGAGCGCCTGGTGCTGCCCGGCGTGACCCAGCCGCACGAGCACTACATCCACCGGGTGGTCCTGGACGTGCCGACGGAGCCGGGCCGGGCGCACGGATACGCCATCACCTACCGGGCGCCGACGTCGGAGGTGGAGTTCCACGTCGACGGCCGGCTCGCCTACTGGGCGCGGGTCCCGGTGCCGGTGGCCGGATTCCACGCCGGCATGGCGCTCTTCTCCGCCCGCGACCTGGCCCGGTACCCCCGCGAGCAGCGGGAGCACGGGCAGGGCGCGACCGGGTGGTGGGGGCCGTGGCGGATCGCCTCCGGCGTCAGATGA
- a CDS encoding SDR family NAD(P)-dependent oxidoreductase — MSDRTRVVVVGGTSGIGRHFARFCAERGDDVVITGRSAARTKTVADEIGGRTRGLALDLAEPETIADALADVPHVDRLVIAALDRDYNTVRAYRPGDAARLLTVKLVGYTAVLHALAPRMTDESAVVLLGGLASHRPYPGSTSVTTANGGISALVRTLAVELSPVRVNALHPSIVSDTPFWSDKPAAREAAATRALSRRPVTMQDCTEAIDFLLTNRSINGVNLNIDGGDVLI, encoded by the coding sequence ATGTCGGATCGGACTCGGGTCGTGGTCGTCGGCGGAACCTCGGGGATCGGGCGGCACTTCGCCCGATTCTGCGCCGAACGCGGAGACGACGTGGTGATCACCGGCCGTTCGGCGGCCCGGACCAAGACCGTCGCGGACGAGATCGGCGGGCGGACCCGTGGGCTCGCTCTCGACCTGGCCGAGCCGGAGACGATCGCGGACGCGCTCGCCGACGTGCCGCACGTCGACCGGCTCGTGATCGCGGCGCTGGACCGCGACTACAACACTGTCCGCGCGTACCGGCCGGGCGACGCGGCGCGGCTGCTGACCGTCAAGCTGGTCGGCTACACGGCGGTCCTGCACGCCCTCGCCCCGCGGATGACCGACGAGAGCGCTGTCGTGCTGCTCGGCGGCCTGGCCAGCCACCGGCCGTATCCCGGCTCCACCTCCGTCACCACCGCCAACGGCGGGATCAGCGCGCTGGTGCGGACCCTGGCTGTGGAACTCTCGCCGGTCCGGGTCAACGCCCTGCACCCGAGCATCGTCTCCGACACGCCGTTCTGGAGCGACAAGCCCGCCGCGCGGGAGGCCGCCGCGACCCGCGCGCTCAGCCGCCGGCCGGTCACCATGCAGGACTGCACCGAGGCGATCGACTTCCTGCTGACGAACCGCTCGATAAACGGGGTCAACCTGAACATCGACGGCGGGGACGTGCTCATCTGA
- a CDS encoding isochorismatase family protein gives MAMTPIAPYRMPGDGDLPGTALPWRPHPDRAAVLVHDLQRYFLRPFAAGESPMAELLPNVAKLLATARAAGVPVLYTAQPGGMSRQDRGLLHDLWGPGMSGAEDDRGIVDDVAPQPGDTVLTKWRYSAFFRSDLEERLRGAGRDQLVVCGVYAHMGCLITACDAFSRDIEAFLVADALADLSREDHLMALRYAADRCAVPLWTADVLDGLAGAAGAARPDQSSTQR, from the coding sequence ATGGCCATGACCCCGATCGCGCCGTACCGCATGCCCGGCGACGGCGACCTGCCCGGCACCGCGCTGCCCTGGCGTCCGCACCCGGACCGGGCCGCCGTGCTGGTGCACGACCTGCAGCGCTACTTCCTGCGCCCGTTCGCGGCCGGGGAATCCCCGATGGCCGAACTGCTCCCCAACGTCGCGAAGCTGCTCGCCACGGCCCGGGCGGCCGGCGTGCCGGTGCTGTACACGGCGCAGCCCGGCGGCATGAGCCGGCAGGACCGCGGGTTGCTGCACGACCTGTGGGGCCCCGGCATGAGCGGCGCCGAGGACGACCGGGGCATCGTCGACGACGTCGCCCCGCAGCCGGGCGACACGGTGCTGACCAAGTGGCGCTACAGCGCGTTCTTCCGCAGCGACCTGGAGGAGCGACTGCGCGGTGCGGGACGGGACCAGCTCGTGGTCTGCGGCGTGTACGCGCACATGGGGTGCCTGATCACCGCCTGCGACGCGTTCAGCCGCGACATCGAGGCGTTCCTGGTGGCGGACGCGCTGGCCGACCTGTCGCGCGAGGACCACCTGATGGCGCTGCGCTACGCCGCGGACCGCTGCGCGGTGCCGTTGTGGACGGCGGATGTGCTGGACGGGCTGGCGGGCGCCGCCGGCGCGGCGCGTCCGGATCAGAGCAGCACCCAACGATGA
- a CDS encoding 2,3-dihydro-2,3-dihydroxybenzoate dehydrogenase, which translates to MELTGIESRVALVTGAGQGIGAAVAGVLARAGAQVAAVDRNAEALTTVVTKLAAEGDSARAYCVDVCDSEAVDALVRQVEDEMGPVAILVNAAGVLHTGRVVELSDRQWRRTFSVNADGVFHVSRAVARRMVGRRRGAIVTVASNAAGVPRTEMAAYAASKAASAQFTRCLGLELSDYGIRCNVVSPGSTDTPMLRAMLGEGADPSAVIEGTPGAYRVGIPLRKLAQPRDVAEAVAYLVSDQAGHVTMHDLYVDGGAALHV; encoded by the coding sequence ATGGAACTGACCGGGATCGAGTCGAGGGTCGCCCTGGTCACGGGCGCGGGGCAGGGCATCGGCGCCGCCGTGGCCGGTGTCCTGGCGAGGGCGGGCGCGCAGGTGGCGGCAGTGGACCGCAACGCCGAGGCGCTGACCACTGTCGTGACGAAGCTCGCCGCCGAGGGCGACTCGGCGCGCGCCTACTGCGTCGACGTGTGCGACAGCGAGGCGGTGGACGCGCTGGTGCGCCAGGTCGAGGACGAGATGGGGCCGGTCGCCATCCTGGTCAACGCCGCCGGCGTGCTGCACACCGGACGGGTCGTCGAGCTGTCGGACCGGCAGTGGCGCCGGACCTTCTCGGTGAACGCCGACGGCGTGTTCCACGTGTCCCGGGCGGTGGCGCGGCGGATGGTGGGCCGCCGTCGTGGCGCGATCGTCACCGTGGCGTCGAACGCCGCCGGGGTGCCGCGTACCGAGATGGCCGCGTACGCCGCCTCCAAGGCCGCGTCCGCGCAGTTCACCCGCTGCCTGGGGCTGGAGCTGTCCGACTACGGCATCCGGTGCAACGTGGTCTCGCCCGGCTCCACCGACACCCCCATGCTGCGGGCCATGCTCGGCGAGGGCGCCGACCCGAGCGCGGTGATCGAGGGCACGCCGGGCGCGTACCGCGTCGGCATCCCGCTGCGCAAGCTGGCGCAGCCGCGCGACGTGGCCGAGGCGGTCGCCTATCTGGTGTCCGACCAGGCGGGCCACGTGACCATGCACGACCTGTACGTCGACGGCGGCGCGGCCCTGCACGTGTGA
- a CDS encoding FAD-dependent monooxygenase → MPQMRVAVAGAGIAGLAFAAALRRTGIDCHVYEQADELMEVGAGVQVAPNATRLLHRLGLRDRLRTVAVAPQAIEMRRWDDGTLLQRTPLGSVCGRRFGAPYYVVHRADLHSSLLSLVPPDRVHLGARLTAVTQTADEAYLHLSNGTTVAADLVVGADGIHSVAREQIVADRPRFSGQSIYRGLVPAERVPFLLTEPRVQLWFGPDQHCVCYPVSAGRQVSFGATVPATDWRQESWSGRGDVTQLAAAYAGWHPDVTRLIAAADRVGRWALHDRDSIDRLSAGRVTLIGDAAHPMLPFQAQGANQAVEDAVVLAVCLAGVEPAGLGAALRRYERIRLPRTTRIQRQSRANAEMFHLADGADQRRRDVAAQSSSGLDRHEWLFGYDAEKATTTSGSA, encoded by the coding sequence ATGCCGCAGATGAGGGTCGCCGTGGCCGGCGCCGGCATCGCCGGGCTCGCCTTCGCCGCCGCCCTGCGCCGGACCGGGATCGACTGCCACGTGTACGAGCAGGCCGATGAGCTGATGGAGGTGGGCGCGGGCGTGCAGGTCGCGCCGAACGCCACCCGGCTGCTGCACCGGCTGGGCCTGCGTGACCGCCTGCGCACGGTGGCGGTCGCGCCGCAGGCGATCGAGATGCGCCGCTGGGACGACGGCACGCTGCTGCAACGCACCCCGCTGGGCAGCGTGTGCGGACGCCGCTTCGGCGCGCCGTACTACGTGGTGCACCGCGCGGACCTGCACAGCAGCCTGCTGTCGCTGGTGCCGCCGGACCGGGTGCACCTGGGCGCCCGCCTGACCGCCGTGACGCAGACCGCCGACGAGGCGTACCTGCACCTGTCCAACGGCACCACCGTCGCGGCGGATCTCGTCGTGGGCGCCGACGGCATCCACTCGGTCGCGCGGGAGCAGATCGTGGCGGACCGGCCGCGCTTCTCCGGGCAGTCCATCTACCGCGGGCTGGTGCCGGCCGAGCGGGTGCCGTTCCTGCTCACCGAACCCCGGGTGCAGTTGTGGTTCGGGCCGGACCAGCACTGCGTCTGCTACCCGGTGTCCGCCGGCCGGCAGGTGAGCTTCGGCGCGACGGTGCCCGCCACCGACTGGCGGCAGGAGTCGTGGTCGGGCCGGGGCGACGTGACGCAACTCGCGGCCGCGTACGCGGGCTGGCACCCGGACGTCACCCGGCTGATCGCCGCGGCCGACCGGGTCGGCAGGTGGGCGCTGCACGACCGGGACAGCATCGACCGGCTCAGCGCGGGGCGGGTGACCCTGATCGGCGACGCGGCGCACCCGATGCTGCCGTTCCAGGCGCAGGGCGCGAACCAGGCCGTCGAGGACGCGGTGGTGCTCGCGGTCTGCCTGGCCGGCGTGGAACCGGCGGGCCTGGGCGCCGCGCTGCGCCGCTACGAACGGATCCGCCTGCCCCGGACCACCCGGATCCAGCGGCAGTCCCGGGCCAACGCCGAGATGTTCCACCTGGCCGACGGCGCCGACCAGCGCCGCCGGGACGTCGCCGCACAATCCTCGTCCGGCCTGGACCGCCACGAATGGCTCTTCGGGTACGACGCCGAGAAAGCCACCACGACCAGCGGGAGCGCCTGA
- a CDS encoding phenylacetate--CoA ligase family protein, protein MSEPSSSLPRLGQWHGLEDLRRLQEKQLAETFTWAARSPFYRARLASGAPPVTPADLADLPLTTKQDLRDNYPFGMLAVPRERLATYHESSGTAGKPTPSYYTAEDWTDLAERFARKWIGMSADDVFLVRTPYALLLTGHLAHAAARLRGATVVPGDNRSLAMPYARVVRVMHDLDVTLTWSVPTECLIWAAAAIAAGHRPDIDFPALRALFVGGEPMTDARRRRISRLWGVPVIEEYGSTETGSLAGECPEGRLHLWADRALFEVYDPDTGAVRADGAGQLVVTPLFREAMPLLRYNLEDNVSVSYDDCGCGWKLPTVRVLGRSAFGYRVGGTTITQHQLEELVFSLPEAYRVMFWRAKAEPALLRVEIEVAAAHRVAAEAELTAAIRAAFGVDSEVTGLAPGTLIPLDALTSMPDVVKPRSLFGPDEDWSKALLYY, encoded by the coding sequence GTGAGCGAGCCAAGTTCGAGCCTGCCCCGGCTCGGCCAGTGGCACGGCCTCGAGGACCTGCGGCGCCTCCAGGAGAAGCAACTGGCGGAGACGTTCACCTGGGCGGCCCGGTCCCCGTTCTACCGGGCGCGGCTGGCGTCCGGCGCGCCGCCGGTGACGCCGGCCGACCTGGCCGACCTGCCGCTGACCACCAAGCAGGACCTGCGGGACAACTATCCCTTCGGCATGCTCGCCGTGCCCCGCGAACGGCTGGCGACCTACCACGAGTCGAGTGGGACCGCCGGGAAGCCCACCCCCTCCTACTACACCGCGGAGGACTGGACCGACCTGGCGGAGCGCTTCGCCCGCAAGTGGATCGGCATGTCCGCCGACGACGTCTTCCTGGTCCGCACGCCGTACGCGCTGCTGCTGACCGGGCATCTCGCTCACGCCGCCGCCCGGCTGCGCGGGGCCACAGTGGTGCCCGGCGACAACCGGTCGCTGGCGATGCCGTACGCCCGGGTGGTCCGGGTGATGCACGACCTGGACGTCACGCTCACCTGGTCGGTGCCGACGGAATGCCTGATCTGGGCCGCCGCGGCGATCGCGGCCGGGCACCGGCCCGACATCGACTTCCCGGCGCTGCGCGCGCTGTTCGTCGGCGGCGAGCCGATGACCGACGCCCGCCGGCGGCGGATCAGCCGCCTGTGGGGGGTGCCGGTCATCGAGGAGTACGGCTCGACGGAGACCGGCAGCCTGGCCGGGGAGTGCCCCGAGGGCCGCCTGCACCTGTGGGCCGACCGGGCGCTGTTCGAGGTGTACGACCCGGACACCGGCGCCGTCCGCGCGGACGGCGCCGGCCAGCTCGTGGTCACACCGCTGTTCCGGGAGGCGATGCCGCTGCTGCGGTACAACCTGGAAGACAACGTGTCGGTCTCCTACGACGACTGCGGATGCGGCTGGAAGCTGCCCACCGTGCGGGTGCTCGGCCGGTCGGCGTTCGGCTACCGGGTCGGCGGCACCACCATCACCCAGCACCAGCTGGAGGAACTGGTCTTCTCCCTGCCGGAGGCGTACCGGGTGATGTTCTGGCGGGCCAAGGCGGAGCCGGCGCTGCTGCGGGTCGAGATCGAGGTGGCCGCCGCGCACCGGGTCGCCGCCGAGGCGGAGCTGACCGCCGCGATCCGGGCCGCCTTCGGCGTGGACAGCGAGGTCACCGGCCTGGCGCCGGGAACCCTGATCCCGCTCGACGCGCTGACCAGCATGCCGGACGTGGTGAAGCCACGCAGCCTGTTCGGTCCGGACGAGGACTGGAGCAAAGCGCTCCTCTACTACTGA
- a CDS encoding amidohydrolase family protein: protein MTAQPVLDFHVRLAPRPGARERLLAALRECGLARAVVCAGGTIDLDRLSRQLVTGGHVETDADNDAVAAACAGTDGRLVPFFFANPHRPAEAYRARAAEFRGLEISPAVHGVALTDPRVADLVAVAAEFDHPVYVVCLDRPGAGVADLVGLSRRFPQVSFVLGHSGVGNIDLYALTLIQDEPNISLETSGGYTCVAEAALRRLGDDRVVFGSEYPLQHPAVELAKFQALRLPPEQWRRVAWDNAHRLLGEEKR from the coding sequence ATGACCGCGCAGCCGGTGCTGGACTTCCACGTACGCCTGGCGCCCCGGCCCGGGGCGCGGGAGCGGCTGCTCGCCGCGCTGCGCGAGTGCGGGCTGGCGCGGGCGGTGGTGTGCGCGGGCGGCACCATCGACCTGGACCGGCTGTCCCGCCAGCTCGTCACCGGCGGCCACGTCGAGACCGACGCCGACAACGACGCGGTGGCGGCGGCCTGCGCCGGCACCGACGGCCGGCTGGTGCCGTTCTTCTTCGCCAACCCGCACCGGCCGGCCGAGGCGTACCGGGCCCGCGCCGCCGAGTTCCGCGGCCTGGAGATCTCACCCGCCGTCCACGGCGTCGCCCTGACCGACCCGCGGGTCGCCGACCTCGTGGCCGTGGCGGCGGAGTTCGACCATCCGGTGTACGTGGTCTGCCTGGACCGGCCCGGCGCGGGCGTGGCCGACCTGGTCGGCCTGAGCCGCCGGTTCCCGCAGGTGAGCTTCGTGCTCGGGCACAGCGGCGTCGGCAACATCGACCTTTACGCCCTGACCCTGATCCAGGACGAGCCGAACATCTCGCTGGAGACCTCCGGCGGCTACACCTGCGTGGCCGAGGCGGCGCTGCGCCGCCTCGGCGACGACCGGGTGGTGTTCGGCTCCGAGTACCCGCTGCAGCACCCGGCCGTGGAACTGGCCAAGTTCCAGGCGTTGCGACTGCCGCCGGAGCAGTGGCGGCGGGTCGCCTGGGACAACGCGCATCGACTGCTAGGAGAGGAGAAGCGGTGA
- a CDS encoding 3-dehydroquinate synthase II, whose translation MKLCWLDIRNVNGAKEAIVEEAVHQRVDAVVAADPADLETLPPTVKKVLFPQGGPLPEKLEPADLVIVEPARHGEPAELAARYPEVEFGRFVEIVDADSLEDACRSARHDRWSLLYFRDPTKIPLEIVLAAAAGAEGSIITQVADVEEAEIVFGVLEHGSDGVMLAPRAVGEATELRTAAVSTAADLSLVELEVTGIRRVGMGERACVDTCTNFRLDEGILVGSHSTGMILCCSETHPLPYMPTRPFRVNAGALHSYTLSAGGRTNYLSELVSGGRVLAVDSQGKSRVVTVGRVKIETRPLLAIDAVSPSGTRVNLIVQDDWHVRVLGPGGTVLNVTELTAGTKVLGYLPVEKRHVGYPIDEFCIEK comes from the coding sequence GTGAAGCTGTGCTGGCTGGACATCCGTAACGTCAACGGCGCCAAGGAGGCAATCGTCGAGGAGGCGGTCCACCAGCGGGTGGACGCCGTCGTGGCGGCCGATCCGGCCGACCTGGAGACGCTTCCCCCGACGGTGAAGAAGGTGTTGTTCCCGCAGGGCGGGCCGCTGCCGGAGAAGTTGGAACCGGCCGACCTGGTGATCGTCGAGCCGGCCCGGCACGGCGAGCCCGCCGAGCTGGCGGCCCGGTACCCGGAGGTGGAGTTCGGCCGGTTCGTCGAGATCGTCGACGCGGACAGCCTGGAGGACGCCTGCCGGTCCGCGCGCCACGACCGGTGGAGCCTGCTGTACTTCCGCGACCCCACCAAGATCCCGCTGGAGATCGTGCTGGCCGCCGCGGCGGGCGCGGAGGGCAGCATCATCACCCAGGTCGCCGACGTCGAGGAGGCGGAGATCGTCTTCGGCGTCCTGGAGCACGGCTCGGACGGCGTGATGCTGGCGCCCCGCGCCGTGGGGGAGGCCACCGAGCTGCGGACCGCCGCGGTGAGCACGGCGGCGGACCTGTCGCTCGTGGAGCTGGAGGTCACCGGCATCCGGCGGGTGGGCATGGGCGAGCGCGCCTGCGTCGACACGTGCACGAACTTCCGTCTGGACGAGGGCATCCTGGTCGGCTCGCACTCCACCGGCATGATCCTGTGCTGCAGCGAGACGCACCCGCTGCCGTACATGCCGACCCGGCCGTTCCGGGTAAACGCCGGCGCGCTGCACTCGTACACGCTGTCCGCCGGCGGGCGGACCAACTACCTCAGCGAGCTGGTGTCCGGCGGCCGGGTGCTCGCCGTGGACTCGCAGGGGAAGTCCCGCGTCGTCACAGTGGGACGGGTCAAGATCGAGACGCGTCCGCTGCTGGCGATCGACGCGGTCTCCCCCTCCGGGACACGGGTCAACCTCATCGTCCAGGACGACTGGCACGTGCGCGTGCTCGGGCCGGGCGGCACCGTGCTCAACGTGACCGAGCTGACCGCCGGCACGAAGGTGCTCGGTTACCTGCCGGTGGAGAAGCGGCACGTCGGCTACCCGATCGACGAGTTCTGCATCGAGAAGTGA
- a CDS encoding 2-amino-3,7-dideoxy-D-threo-hept-6-ulosonate synthase, with translation MAVLNASFARGLRLRRLFRRGDGRLLVVPLDHSVTDGPLRRGDLNSLLGELAGTGVDAVVLHKGSLRHVDHGWFGDMSLIVHLSVSTRHAPDPDAKYLVAHVEEALRLGADAVSVHVNLGSPQEARQIADLAAVAGECDRWNVPLLAMVYARGPQITDSRAPELVAHAATLAADLGADIVKTDYVGTPEQMAEVVRGCPIPLIVAGGPRSADTPTVLAYVSDALRGGVAGMAMGRNVFQAEQPGLMAAAVARLVHEPRHVPDRYDVDDRLALTS, from the coding sequence GTGGCCGTACTCAACGCTTCGTTCGCTCGTGGCCTGCGTCTGCGCCGACTGTTCCGGCGCGGCGACGGACGCCTGCTCGTCGTCCCGCTCGACCACTCCGTCACCGACGGGCCGCTGCGCCGCGGCGATTTGAACTCGCTGCTCGGTGAACTTGCCGGCACCGGCGTGGACGCCGTGGTGCTGCACAAGGGCAGCCTCCGTCACGTCGACCACGGCTGGTTCGGCGACATGTCGCTGATCGTGCATCTGAGCGTCAGCACCCGGCACGCGCCGGACCCGGACGCGAAGTACCTGGTCGCCCACGTGGAGGAGGCGCTGCGGCTGGGCGCCGACGCGGTCAGCGTGCACGTCAACCTCGGCTCACCGCAGGAGGCGCGGCAGATCGCCGACCTGGCGGCGGTGGCCGGGGAGTGCGACCGCTGGAACGTCCCGCTGCTGGCCATGGTGTACGCCCGCGGGCCGCAGATCACCGACTCCCGGGCGCCGGAGCTGGTGGCGCACGCCGCGACGCTCGCCGCCGACCTCGGCGCCGACATCGTCAAGACCGACTACGTGGGCACGCCCGAGCAGATGGCCGAGGTGGTGCGTGGCTGCCCGATCCCGCTGATCGTGGCCGGCGGCCCGCGCTCGGCCGACACTCCGACGGTGCTCGCCTACGTCTCGGACGCGCTGCGCGGCGGCGTGGCCGGGATGGCCATGGGCCGCAACGTGTTCCAGGCCGAGCAGCCCGGCCTGATGGCCGCCGCCGTGGCACGGCTGGTGCACGAGCCGCGGCACGTGCCGGACCGGTACGACGTCGACGACCGGCTCGCCCTTACGTCCTGA